The Chryseobacterium indologenes genomic sequence TTTTTCACATTCGTTTTTCCCGGATTCCGATCTTAATGCGCAGTTGATGAATACCGCAGGAATCTTCGCTGTTGGTTTTCTGATGCGCCCTATCGGTGGCTGGCTGTTTGGGAGTATTGCGGATAAAGTCGGAAGAAAAAAAAGCCATGACGCTTTCTGTTCTTCTCATGTCATTTGGTTCGTTACTTATTGCGCTTACTCCAACTTATAATTCAATAGGTATTTTAGCGCCTCTCCTTCTATTGCTTGCCAGATTACTCCAGGGATTGAGTGTTGGTGGCGAATATGGTGTTTCTGCCACTTATCTTAGTGAAATGGCCACCCGGGACCGGAGAGGATTTTATTCAAGCTTTCAGTACGTCACTTTAATTGGCGGACAACTTATCGCCCTGGGCATCCAGCTTATTTTACAAAAACTATTATTAACAGAGGCTCAGCTAGAAGACTGGGGATGGAGAATTCCTTTTGTAATCGGCGCTATATTATCTGTTATTGCGTTATATCTTCGGGCTAATCTTCATGAAACGGAGGCTTTTGAAAATAAAAAAGAAGTCAGTGAAAAGAAAAAGGGACGGTAAAAGAACTTTTCAAACATCCTAAGGCTTTGCTTACTGTGGTAGGACTTACATTAGGAGGTACCCTGGCATTCTATACCTACACCACTTACATGCAGAAGTTTCTGGTCAATACAGTACAACTGACCAAGGAGGAATCTACTTTAATTTCATTTATTTCCTTATTTATTTTTGCCTGTCTACAACCTATCTTCGGGGCTTTATCTGATAAAATCGGAAGACGACCACTCCTTTTAGGTTTTGGAATCCTGGGAACCCTTTTCACAGTACCGCTTCTCACCGCATTAAGCACGACAACATCTATGTGGGGCGCATTTTTACTGATCATGGCAGCATTAATTATCGTGAGTGGCTATACTTCTATCAACGCAGTGGTAAAGGCAGAGCTTTTCCCTTCTGAAATAAGGGCTCTCGGTGTGGGTCTTCCCTATGCGGTTACTGTTGCCGTATTTGGAGGAACGGCAGAATACATTGCCCTCTGGTTTAAGAAAATCGGGTCCGAAGAATATTTCTACTGGTACATTACAGGATGTATTTTATTTTCCCTGATTGTGTATGCAAGAATGAAAGATACCAAAAAGACCTCGGCACTTGATAAAGATGTATAAAAAACTTATACAATCGGCGCCGCAGATTCTCTGCGGCGCCGATATATTTTAATGGTAGGCTTGTTTAAATTTTTCAATCATACTATCCAGCGTATGGCGTTGGACGTATATACTTTTTACCTCTTCGTACCTCGGTGATTTGTAGAAAACCTCGTGAAAATCCATACTTCCGTTTCCTACTTTCACTACTTTTTGTACTTCGATATTCAACTTTTTCAACTCGTCTTTAAAGACTTTAAATTCATCTTGGATACTACTGCTCATTTATATTTTCTGATTTAATTAAAATTCCAATTTTATTCTGTTTACCCCTGTCAATCTTAGGGGTTACGTTTCAAATTCCGAATAAAGTTACTAAATTTATCAATACAAAATAAGACTTTATCAATATTTTACTACTTTTTTTACCAATAGATAATTCATTTCTTCCTATGAATGTATATTTCGTATTTTCAAGGTGGTAAAAAAAGTGATAACAACTCACCGAAAACTATGAATACTAAAGCATTTTTCACATTATTCTTCGTCGGTCTTCTTACGATTATCCAGGCGCAGAAGCCGGAACTCAAAGCACCCGATTATTCTTCAATTCAAAAGAATATTGAGGATAAAAATTCAGAATTTTATTATCCCATTCTTTTAAAAAGACTCAAAGAGAATGATCCTTCGCTTACCGGCAGTGAATACCGTCACCTTTATTTTGGATATACTTTTCAAAAAGGATACAAGCCTTACAAAACAGGAAAGAAAGCTGAAGAAGTTTCAAAATATTATCGCGGGGAAGGTATTTCTGAAAAAGATCTTTCAAAAGGAATTCAGCTGTTCCGGGATGTTTTGGATGAAAACCCGATGGATCTGCGAGCCATGAATTACCTGGCTTACCTGTATCATTTAAATAAAGATGATGCTACAGCAGAAAAAATTGCAGGAAGCTTCCACGGTTTATTAAATGCCATTCTTACTTCGGGAGATGGCTTACAATGTGAAACAGGTTTCCATGTTATTTCTGTGACTGATGAATATGTGGTTTTGAACAGGTTTCAGATGGAGTCTGCGTCACAAAGCTCAAACTCAAAATGTGACTATCACCAATTTGAGCAAGGAAAATATAAAATTCAGGGATTCTACTTTAACATCAGTAGATTTTATGGAAAAATATTAGATTAATATAATAATGAATAGTCACGAACAATCTGAAGGCATCAGGGAAAACCTGACGGATTAATTAATAAATTTGAAGGGCTCAATAATCAATTAAAAAAGTCTAACGATGAACAATCAGAAAAGCCACTGGGAAAACGTATATGAAACCAAGAATCCGGATCAGGTAAGCTGGACGCAGACTAAACCAAAAACATCAATTGATTTTATTATTTCCTGCGGATTAGGAAAAGAAGCAAAAATTATTGATATCGGTGGCGGTGACAGTAATCTTGTTGATTTTCTTCTTGAAGAAGGATACGAAAACATTACGGTTCTTGATATTTCGTCCAAAGCTTTAGAAAAAGCCAAAGAAAGACTGGGCACAGCCGCTGAAAAAGTGCAATGGATCGCAACTGACATCACTGAGTTCACTCCAACCGAAACGTATGACATCTGGCATGACAGAGCCGCTTTCCATTTTCTGACAACCCCTGAACAGGTCTCAAAATATATTGATATCGCGAAAAAAATGTCACCGGATGTCTGATCATTGGAACTTTTTCTAAAAACGGTCCTACAAAATGCAGCGGTCTGGATATTAAGCAATATGATGAAGAATCACTATCCCATGTATTCGGGAATGATTTTGAAAAAATAAAATGTATTACTGAAGATCATACCACTCCTTTCGGAACCACACAAAATTTTGTTTTCTGCAATTTTAAAAAGCGGTCATAAAATGTATGTTTTTTTAATTTATTTTTCGCTTCCCCCCTTAAATAAAAAAGAAATCTCTTCAGTACATATTTACGATGCTTCCGGAAGGTTGTTAATGAGAAAACGGACATTAAATCAGCGGAGTTCAAATATCCGGTTGATCAGAAAAATATAATCATCACTGTAACGGCAGTACTGAAGACGGAAAAGCAATAATTAAAAAATTAAGATTCTCAGTATCATTCATAAAAAAGAGAGCTTCGCGCTCTCTTTTTCAGTATTTGTTTTATTTTTGTTCTTCCTCCATTTCCACTTCATGACGAAGCTGCGCTTTGTATAAGGTAGCATAATACCCGTTCTTGTCTAAAAGATCTAAATGCTTTCCTTCCTCTACAATTTTACCATGCTCCATGACGATGATTTTATCTGCCTTCTCAATAGTGGAAAGTCTGTGGGCAATAATAATGGATGTTCTGTTTTTGGTAATTTTTTCGGTAGCCCGCTGGATTAATTTTTCACTTTCGTGGTCAATCGATGACGTTGCTTCATCGAGGATTAATATTTTAGGATCTGATAAGTAAGCTCTTAAGAAAGACAACAACTGTCTCTGACCTAATGAAATAGATGAACCTCTTTCACTTACTACGTAATCATATCCGCCGGGAAGCTGCTCAATAAACTGATCGACTTCAATTTCTTTAGCACCTGCCTTTATCTTTTCCAGGGTAATCGTATCATCTCCAAAAGAAAGATTTTCAAAAATACTTCCATGGAAAAGGAAAACATCCTGCAGTACAACTCCGATATGACTTCTCAGGTTGTACAGTTCATAATCTTTTAAAGCGACATCATCAATCAGGATATTTCCGGAATTGATATCATATAATCTTGTAATCAGGCTGATAATCGTAGATTTTCCCGCACCAGTAGCTCCAACAATAGCTACAGTCTCTCCGGGGTTTACTTTAAAATCTATTCCTTTCAATACTTCCTGCTTATCATCGTAAGCAAAATGTACTTTCTGGAATTCTATTTTCCCGTCAAACTGATCTTTTGTACTGTTCCCGTATTCGGCATTGCATTATCTTCATCCATCAGACCCAACACTCTTTCTGCCCCCACAATACCTCTCTGGATATTATTGAAACGGTCTGCAATCTGTCTGAGAGGACGGATCAGCATTGAAATATATTGAATAAACGCAATCACCACTCCGGCACTGATGGTTATATACCCTCCATAGAACAGGATAAATCCGATAAACAAAGAGGAAATAAGTTCCACAACAGGAAAAAACAAAGAGAATATGAAAACCGTTCTCAACAATGCTCCTTTCAACGTAATGTTGATATCATCAAATTTTTTAAACTCTGCATCTTGCCTGTTGAAAACCTGAATAATAGACATTCCGGCTAATCTTTCCTGGACGAAAGAGTTTTGATTGGCCGTCCAGTTCCTCTCATCCCCGAATGCTTTTTTCAGTCTCTTCTGGAAAAACCGGGTTATCACTACCATCAGAGGTAAAATTGCCAGGGTAATATAACTGAGATGAACATTGGTGCTGAACATCATCACCAAAACAAATACAATT encodes the following:
- a CDS encoding DUF4919 domain-containing protein — translated: MNTKAFFTLFFVGLLTIIQAQKPELKAPDYSSIQKNIEDKNSEFYYPILLKRLKENDPSLTGSEYRHLYFGYTFQKGYKPYKTGKKAEEVSKYYRGEGISEKDLSKGIQLFRDVLDENPMDLRAMNYLAYLYHLNKDDATAEKIAGSFHGLLNAILTSGDGLQCETGFHVISVTDEYVVLNRFQMESASQSSNSKCDYHQFEQGKYKIQGFYFNISRFYGKILD